AGTTGTTGTCACTGGTTTGCTATGTGTAGTTGCATTAATTAGCTTGCTAAAGAAGGACTTGTGGGAAGTAAACTCAGAGTTGTTGAGGGAAGAAATACTGTCAATTGATCAATCTGTTGAAACAATAAATTTGTTAGATGTAACGCCATTTGAATGGGATGTAGCCTATTCATTTGACCCATATACTCCTAAGGAAAAAATTTATAGTACGATAGGCTATAAATGGCAAAACATTAAAGAAACAGTAAGTGAAGGAATGAATCAATTAGTTTTTTTAAAGGACGGTAAAGTGGTTTGTTATTTATATGGATACCCTACTAATAACGGATATAGTATATCTTTCACAACAGGAAATCATACAGATGTTGCTTCTATCCTAAGTGTAAGGAATGATCTTGATTTTCAAATAATTAGAAGTGATGGCATCATATATTTGAGAAACTACTAATAAAATTTTCTTCAACTAATGGCAAGATTTGTACAGGGTCGTCATCAACAACCGAGTAATTTGTTGATTTAATCATATATTATATGCTGAAAACAAGCGGTCAAAGACCGCCCCTACAATACAATTATCAATGTTTTGAATTCGCATTTTCTATAAAATGCGTCAGAGATGCATAAAAAAGTAGCACCTCTGACTTTTTACTAAAATATCAACAATAAACATTAACTGAGCCTTAAAAATAAATAGAGCTGTATCCGAAGATACAGCTATAAAAAGGGAGAGGAGATTGAGGTATCGTTCTACCTATAATCTAGTATAACCATAATAACAGAAACTATAACGAAAATATTTTTGTGGGATACCTTAAATCAAACAAATCGGCTATCCACAAAACAACAACAAAGCCGATGATATTAAGCCCTAAGCTGTTCAACAAACTCCACTTTAGGTGCTGGAAATAACCAATTTTAATAAAAAACCATTCCACCAATAGAAATACCACCGCCAAACCCACAGTAACAAGCGGTTTTAACAAGCGGTCTTCCGGAACCAGGCGCTTAAGCAGTATGCCGTTGGCAAAGTTTGCAATGATATAAAACAATGGCACACCGGCCATTGCATACAGTGGCGCCTTATAGCGAAAGGCCCCCAATTGCACCAAGGTTACATCCAACATTAAAGTTACCGCCACAGCCGCCAGACCGGCCGGCCAAAGTTTATTAATGCCGGGACTGCGTACTAATAAAAATACCAAGGCCAATGAAACAAACATTAGAGCTACCCACGCAAAGGTAACCCCCCTTATCGTCTAACACCGACCAAGTGGCTAGGGCGGTGTTTTTTATATATAATGTTTACTATAAGATACAAAGATATGTAACATAATTGCAGGGAAACTAATGGCATTGTAGAAATTGTTATTTTACTGACACAGGGGCATATCGAGTTTTACTGTTTTGACTTTATAAATGGCTTTGAAAGGAGTAGTATTAGTTTTGGAAAGTCTCTTGTTGATTGCTGTTGGTGCAGCGGCCTTGTACTTGGTTATTAAATTTTTGGTTGGAATAGTAAGGATGATATTTGGCTTTGCAATTTTAGCAGGGGTGGTGTGGGCTATATTTCAACTTTTATAGTCCATATGGCGGCAAAACAGAGTGAAAAGGGCAAATGAAAAGCTGATACCATCACACAGAAAAAGGTTTGGAGCTGTTCTTATGCACAAGGATCGGTTAAATCATAGGGAAGATGAATATGAATTTGAATTGGATGAAGATGGACTACCCCCTGAGGACCTGCTGGCCGAAATTGATCCTGATTATCAAGAATATGATGAGCACTATGATGATGAGGATGACGATGATTTAGACCATGAAGCGGCAGGCAGATCGCCGTGGGTAAGAATTATTGCTTTTATCACCGCCATGGCCTTTGTGGCAGTGGTGGTGGGAAGCACAGTGTCGGCTCTAAACTTACCAATGGCTGGGCTGTTGGCTGAGTCCTTGAAGCTAAAAAAAGATATGGACAGTAATATGCTGCATTCGGTGGTGCAGATTAGGACAGTGGCCCGCAAGCCCGATGCCATGGCAATTGGCCAAAGTTCCGGTACCGGTTTTAATATTCATCCAAACGGTATAATTGTCACTAACCATCATGTTATTGAAGGGGCATTGAACATGGCAGTTACTTTTCCCAATGGACAAATTTACCGTGCCGAAAAATGGATTAGCAGGCCGGAATACGACTTGGCAATAATTAAACTGGATGGTAAAGACCTGCCTAAGGTCCCCATAAATTCTGATTTTCCACCGGCATCCGGTGACAGTGTAAGGATTGTCGGCAACCCATTGGGTTATAACAATGTGGTGGTTGAGGGCACTGTGGACGGTTATCTTAGGGTTCAAGGGACCTCGGATAAAGTTATAGCCCTGGATGCCCCCATTTACCCCGGCAATAGCGGCAGCCCGGTATTTGACAGCAGCGGCGCAGTAATAGGTGTTGTTTTTGCCACTGCACGCATCACCCATGAGGGGGAGGAAAGGGTGAGGGGTCTAGCGGTGCCCATTGAAAAGGTACTTAATTTACAAAGAAATCTGCTCAATGACTGGACCACCTAACGGTGTAAACATAATTAAGGCCTGTGCCTAAGTCTAAAGACCGGCACAGGCCTTAATTTGTTATTAACCGCCTCTTCCCAGGGGTAGCAAACTACATAAAAAATCAAGTAACGCCACCTGGCTTTAAGTAATAGAATGTAGCAACTGGATAAAAAAGGGAGTGATGGCAAATATGGGAATCTTCTCCGGCAGAATTAGAAGGTTGCTGCTACCCTTGGTAATTGTGCTGATATTTGCAGTGTTATCAGTCTACAATTACTCAAGGGACCAAGCTGACGTACAGAGGTTAGATGGCTTTAGTTTTATTGTGATGAGTGACAGCCAAGGTTCTTCATCGGGTGTCAATGAAAAAGTTTTGGGTGCCCTTATGGATAACATTAAGGAGTTATCTAATCAACCGAGATTTATTTTGTTTGCCGGGGATATGGTCCACGGCAACTCAAAGGATTTGCCCAGGGAACTGGAGCGTTGGAAGAGAATAATGCAAGGGTATACTTATTTTCCGGCCATAGGAAACCATGAGAAGAACGAATCGCTTTTTAGCAATACCTTTGGCAGTCTACCCAATGATCAGTTACCCGGGTACAGGCGTACGGTCTATTATTTTGATTACGGTAATTCCAGATTTATAGTGTTAAATTCCATCCGCCGGGATGCCGCTAGGAATTATGTTGTGGATGCAAATCAGCGGGTCTGGTTGGAAAAATTATTGTCGAGCAGTAATAAAACTCATAACTTTGTCATGCTTCATGTTATGCCTTACCCAGTGGGGCGGCATTACGGGAGGGCCTTAGATGCAAACCCAAACGAACGGGATGCCCTGTGGGCAATTTTTGATCGGCACAGGGTATCTGCTGTGTTTGTTGGTCACGAGCATAATTACAATCGCCGGCTGGTGGATAGCTCATTTAGCAGTAATTATTATAAATTTTACAATGAGATCTATCAAATAACCGCAGGGGGAGCAGGGGGGCCTTTGGATTCTGCAGTAAGGGATAAGAGAAATGTGGTGGTTGGGCCGGTTTCAACACATCATTATGTCCTGGTTGAGGTAAGGGGTGGTTCTGCATCCTTTAGCGTTTTTGATCTTCAAAATAGGCTCATTGACAGTTTCAAAATAGAAAGGTAAATTAAACATATTCTCCTTTGGGCCAAATTAATAAAACAAGAGGATTGTTGGTAATAATGGCAAATAATGATATTATTAACGGTCAAAAGGAGAGTGTTGCTAATGAAGTTATCTTTCATCGGTCATGCGGGATTTATTATCGAACATCAAGGTGTAAAAATAGCAGTGGACCCCTTTATTACCGGGAATTCCAAGGCAAAAATTAAAGTGTCGGATATTAAGGTCGATTATGTACTTGTGAGCCACGGCCACGGTGATCACCTGGGTGATGCCATACAAATTGCCAAAACCTGTAATGCCTTAGTAATTGGTGTATTTGAGATTGCTAATTACTGTGCCCGAAAGGGGGCCCGGGCCCACGGCATGCATATTGGCGGCAGTCATCAATTTGGTGACTTTAAGGTTAAATTGACCATGGCGCTGCACGGCAGTTCCATTGGAGGGGACAGTGGACCGGCAGAGTATTTAGGTAACCCCTGCGGTTTTCTTATTAGCCTGGATGGTATCACAATATATCACGCCGGAGATACAGGTTTATTTGGTGATATGGAGTTAATTGGCAAACACCACAGTATTGATATGGCCTTATTGCCCATTGGCGATAATTTTACCATGGGTATAGATGATGCTGTGGAAGCGGTAAAGATGTTAAAGCCAAAGCTGGCAATACCAATGCACTACAATACCTTTCCGCTAATTGAGCAAAACCCCCTTGAATTTAAAGAGAAGGTGGAATCCCAAACTGATTCCAAGGTAGTTATTTTGGAGCCCGGTGAGAGTATAAACAATTAAGGGTACACAAATGTACCCTTAATTGTTTATTATTGCCCCAAGTTGCGGCGGCTTACCATTGACTGTGTGTGCTGCCCCGTATTCGGCGCCGCATTTCCTTTTGCACCCAGCCCTGCTAGACCGGCGGTTTTTGCCGGTATTGCCGGCCACTTACTCTTGGTAGGCCCTATAAATCAGCCCCTTATTTCATAGGCCGGTAACTGCGTATTAATTGGTTTGATTTCTTATCAAGAAAAATGGTACTGAGGATAACTTCAATGCCGGACGGCATGGCTATATTCTTGGCCATTAATTCAGCACCTTGGGTTAAAAGCTGCTCCAGTGTATAAATAGCCATTGGTGGCAGGTCAACATATAAGACGGCCGGCGGTTTTATAGCTTTAATATCTTCGGCTATCGCAGAAAGACCGAGGTCTTTTAGATCTTTATTACCACCTATTTCCGCTCTAATGGTATATACCGCCACCTCTTTGGCGGACAGGCCAAGTTTAATATCAGGGTCCCCGGTTTTATGGGCCAAGAATAATTTAAGCTTTTGCCTGGCAAGGGTGGCAGCCACGTCTAAACGGTATTCCACATGAAGAAATATTTGCTGGCCCTGTTTTAGCAGGGGAATTTGCTCATTATAACCGGGCACCCTGGTTAAGGCTTCTAAATTACTGCCCAGCCTGGCTATACGTAAGGTTGATTCTGAAGGAACTACATGGCCCCTTAGCTGACCCAGTGCTAATTCATCCTTGGCTTTAAGCCACAATAAAGCCAAGGGAGGCACCCGGTATTGCATTCTGCCCATGTTATCCCGCATATGGTGAACCCAATTTTCTAGCCAGTCTTTACCCACCGTCTGTTCGATAAAAGATAGGTTTCTATCCAGTCTATCTAAATTTAATTGATTTTTCATTTTTTCACCAACCTTTAATTTGAGTATATCATAATCAATTAATTTTCTTAACCAAAAACAAATAAGGTGCTATCATATTACAGAAATAACCGGGAAGTGGTCTTATTGACAGATAATAATTTAATACAAACCAAGGTTGACAGTCTTATTGATATTTTGGAAGGATGCGGCAAGGTGTTGGTATGTTTTTCCGGAGGGGTTGACAGCTCTTTATTAATGGTTGCCGCCAAAAAGGCACTTGGTAATAACCTGTTGGCTGCAACCGCTGTGTCCGAAACTTTAACTAAAAAAGAAGTGCAGCGGGCTAAAGAGCTGGCACTGATGTATGGGGTTGAGCATTTAATAATCAAAACCAATGAATTAGAATACCGGCCATTTATCGAAAATACGGCGGAACGGTGTTATCATTGCAAGTATCTTCGCCTCAGCAAGCTAAAGGAAGTGGCTGCCGGTAAGGGGATGGTGTTGATTGAGGGTTCAAATGCAGATGATGCCTTTGCTTATCGACCGGGCATGAAGGCTGTGCAGCATTTTAAGGTGCTCAGTCCGCTAAGGGAGGTAAATTTAACAAAAAAAGAAGTGCGTCATATAGCTAAATTGTGGGGCATACCGACCTGGAATGAGCCGTCACAGTCTTGCCTGGCCACCCGGATACCCTATGGTGAAAAAATTACCCTGGAGCGTTTGCAGCTTATTAACAGGGCTGAGGATTTTCTTGAAAAGCTAGGTTTTACAAATGTGAGGGTGCGGCACCACCGGGATATTGCCAGAATAGAAGTGGCTCCTTCCCAGTTGCATGAATTAGTAAGTAAGGGTAAATACATATCTTTACAATTAAAAAAAATGGGTTTTACCTACGTAACGGCAGATCTTGACGGGTTTAACAGCGGTAGCATGGATAGAAAACTAACAAGGACAGAGGATGGGTTATAATGTACAAAGAGCAGTTAAAATATCTGTTAGAACAATTACAGCAGGGAAAAACTGATGTGGATACCGTACTGGCAAAAATTATAGACTTACCCTATCAAGATTTAGGTTTTGCTAAAATTGACAATCAAAGGGAGTTGCGCAGGGGCTTTCCCGAAGTAATATATTGTGCCGGAAAAACCAGAGACCAGGTGGCCGGTATATTTGAAAGGATGGCCGAGGGCAGTGATAACATATTGGCCACCAGAGCCACAGAAGAAATGTACCGGGCAGTGGTTCAAAGGGTGCCCGATGCCCAGTTTCATCCAATGCCGGGCATCATTACCCTGTGGCGACGGAAATGTAAAGGCATTGGCAACATTGCAGTGGTCTGTGCCGGTACCTCTGACTTGCCGGTGGCTGAAGAAGCGGCAATTACTGCCCAAATAATGGGCAGCCATGTGGAGCGTTTATACGATGCGGGAGTGGCAGGGCTTCACCGCCTGCTGTTAAACAGAAAAATACTGGACAATGCCAAGGTATTAGTGGTGGTGGCAGGAATGGAAGGGGCCCTGCCCAGTGTGGTGGGCGGTTTAGTAGACAAGCCGGTGGTGGCGGTGCCCACCAGTGTGGGTTATGGGGCCAGCTTTAACGGTTTAGCTGCTTTACTGGCAATGCTTAACAGTTGTGTTGCAGGTATAACGGTGGTGAACATTGATAACGGTTTTGGCGCCGGTTATGCCGCCGCATTAATTAATAGACTGGGAGAGATTGAACAGTGAAAATAGCATATTTTGATTGTTTTGCAGGTATAGCCGGAGATATGATTGTCGGTGCATTCTTAGACGCAGGTTTGCCCTTTGATAGGTTGGAACAAGAGCTGAAAAAACTAAATTTGACGGGCTGGCAAATATCTGCCCAAAAAATAAAAAAGCACGGTATAACAGGCACCAAGTTTAGCGTAAAGGTTTATCACCATCATTGCCGTCATCATCACCATCGCAACCTGCAGGACATTGAAGATATTATCCGGCACAGCGATTTTGATGAACCAATCAAAGAAACAGCCTTAAAAATCTTTCAACGCTTAGCAATTGCCGAAGCAAAGGTACATGGCACATCAATAAATGAAATTCATTTTCATGAAGTGGGTGCTGAGGACTCAATTATCGATATAGTGGCTGCTGCCATAGGTTTTCATCATTTAAAAATTGACAAGGTAATGGCATCACCATTGACCACCGGCACAGGATTTGTAAAGTGTGCCCATGGAACCATACCCGTACCCGCCCCGGCCACGGTGGAATTATTGCATGGGGTACCATACCGCCACGGTGACATTGCCGAAGAAATGGTCACCCCCACGGGCGCAGCAGTACTGACCAGCCTGTGTAGCGAATACAGAACAATGCCGGAAATAATTACCCAGGCAGTGGGCTATGGTGCCGGTGACCGAGAACTGCCGATTCCAAACTTACTGCGGGTCCATATCGGTGAAATAAGCCATGCAAGCCAAAGGGAACAGGTATGGGTGATAGAAGCCAGCATTGACGATATGAACCCCGAATTTATCAGTGCGGCAACTGAGCAATTGTTAGCGTCAGGGGCCTTAGATGTATATGTATCCCAGGTACTAATGAAAAAAGGCCGTCCGGGTTTGGTCATTCATGTATTAACCCCCGGGGATATTAGGGAACAATTGGGCCAAATATTATTACAGCACACCACAACCATTGGCTACCGCTACTATCCCGTTTGGCGGCAGGTATTACATAGGGAAAAGGTATCGGTAAACACAGCCTATGGATCGGTGACGGTGAAAGTGGCCATGGAGGGTGAAAAAATAATGAACATTGCCCCTGAATACCGGCAATGTTTGGAACTTGCCAAAACACATAAGGTGCCCCTTAAGCAGGTTTATAACATGGCGCTAAAAGAGTATTATAGTAAGAAAACAGACTAAGAGCACTGCAAAAGGTGCTCTTTTTGTAGTTTTGGCAATATAAAGGAATTTAGCATTATTGGTCGAAGAGTATATAAGCAAAATAAAGGGGTGATA
This genomic interval from Desulfofalx alkaliphila DSM 12257 contains the following:
- a CDS encoding S1C family serine protease, producing MHKDRLNHREDEYEFELDEDGLPPEDLLAEIDPDYQEYDEHYDDEDDDDLDHEAAGRSPWVRIIAFITAMAFVAVVVGSTVSALNLPMAGLLAESLKLKKDMDSNMLHSVVQIRTVARKPDAMAIGQSSGTGFNIHPNGIIVTNHHVIEGALNMAVTFPNGQIYRAEKWISRPEYDLAIIKLDGKDLPKVPINSDFPPASGDSVRIVGNPLGYNNVVVEGTVDGYLRVQGTSDKVIALDAPIYPGNSGSPVFDSSGAVIGVVFATARITHEGEERVRGLAVPIEKVLNLQRNLLNDWTT
- a CDS encoding metallophosphoesterase family protein, with the translated sequence MANMGIFSGRIRRLLLPLVIVLIFAVLSVYNYSRDQADVQRLDGFSFIVMSDSQGSSSGVNEKVLGALMDNIKELSNQPRFILFAGDMVHGNSKDLPRELERWKRIMQGYTYFPAIGNHEKNESLFSNTFGSLPNDQLPGYRRTVYYFDYGNSRFIVLNSIRRDAARNYVVDANQRVWLEKLLSSSNKTHNFVMLHVMPYPVGRHYGRALDANPNERDALWAIFDRHRVSAVFVGHEHNYNRRLVDSSFSSNYYKFYNEIYQITAGGAGGPLDSAVRDKRNVVVGPVSTHHYVLVEVRGGSASFSVFDLQNRLIDSFKIER
- a CDS encoding metal-dependent hydrolase; this translates as MKLSFIGHAGFIIEHQGVKIAVDPFITGNSKAKIKVSDIKVDYVLVSHGHGDHLGDAIQIAKTCNALVIGVFEIANYCARKGARAHGMHIGGSHQFGDFKVKLTMALHGSSIGGDSGPAEYLGNPCGFLISLDGITIYHAGDTGLFGDMELIGKHHSIDMALLPIGDNFTMGIDDAVEAVKMLKPKLAIPMHYNTFPLIEQNPLEFKEKVESQTDSKVVILEPGESINN
- the larE gene encoding ATP-dependent sacrificial sulfur transferase LarE; translated protein: MTDNNLIQTKVDSLIDILEGCGKVLVCFSGGVDSSLLMVAAKKALGNNLLAATAVSETLTKKEVQRAKELALMYGVEHLIIKTNELEYRPFIENTAERCYHCKYLRLSKLKEVAAGKGMVLIEGSNADDAFAYRPGMKAVQHFKVLSPLREVNLTKKEVRHIAKLWGIPTWNEPSQSCLATRIPYGEKITLERLQLINRAEDFLEKLGFTNVRVRHHRDIARIEVAPSQLHELVSKGKYISLQLKKMGFTYVTADLDGFNSGSMDRKLTRTEDGL
- the larB gene encoding nickel pincer cofactor biosynthesis protein LarB, translated to MYKEQLKYLLEQLQQGKTDVDTVLAKIIDLPYQDLGFAKIDNQRELRRGFPEVIYCAGKTRDQVAGIFERMAEGSDNILATRATEEMYRAVVQRVPDAQFHPMPGIITLWRRKCKGIGNIAVVCAGTSDLPVAEEAAITAQIMGSHVERLYDAGVAGLHRLLLNRKILDNAKVLVVVAGMEGALPSVVGGLVDKPVVAVPTSVGYGASFNGLAALLAMLNSCVAGITVVNIDNGFGAGYAAALINRLGEIEQ
- the larC gene encoding nickel pincer cofactor biosynthesis protein LarC, with amino-acid sequence MKIAYFDCFAGIAGDMIVGAFLDAGLPFDRLEQELKKLNLTGWQISAQKIKKHGITGTKFSVKVYHHHCRHHHHRNLQDIEDIIRHSDFDEPIKETALKIFQRLAIAEAKVHGTSINEIHFHEVGAEDSIIDIVAAAIGFHHLKIDKVMASPLTTGTGFVKCAHGTIPVPAPATVELLHGVPYRHGDIAEEMVTPTGAAVLTSLCSEYRTMPEIITQAVGYGAGDRELPIPNLLRVHIGEISHASQREQVWVIEASIDDMNPEFISAATEQLLASGALDVYVSQVLMKKGRPGLVIHVLTPGDIREQLGQILLQHTTTIGYRYYPVWRQVLHREKVSVNTAYGSVTVKVAMEGEKIMNIAPEYRQCLELAKTHKVPLKQVYNMALKEYYSKKTD